Genomic segment of Serinicoccus hydrothermalis:
TCATCGTCAACGACCCGGCAGCCTCGAGCGATGCCCGGGTGCGCCTGGTCTACCGACGCCTGGAGCTCTTCACGGTCTGGCTCAAGTACTCCGGCGGCACGGCATACCTCATCCATCCCCGCGACCACGCGGTGCCGACCGACAAGCGTCACGGCAGCTGGTAGACGCGCGCGCCGCCTCGGGAGTGGCTACGGTGGCGGGATGAGCGAGCAGCAGAGCAGCAGTGGCGCGTCCGAGGAGTCCGACGCCCGGCAGGAGGCGGCGGACCAGGTCGTCGAGCGGGTCGAGAGCTGGGACGAGGGTGCCCAGCCCGAGACGATCCGCGAGGACCTCGAGGAGGGGATGGAGCAGGCCGAGGTCGAGGTCGACGACGGCGACCTGGAGCAGATGGCCGAGGAGATCCACGACGAGGGCGGCACCGACACCCCCGAGGTGGGGTGAGCCGCGGCCTGCGCCTGCTCATCCTCGCCGACACCCACGTGCCGAAGCGGGCCAAGGACCTGCCGGCGCAGGTGTGGGAGCACGTGGCCGTCGCCGACGTGGTCATCCATGCCGGTGACTGGGTCACCCCCGACCTGCTGGACGAGCTGGAGCAGCGCGCCGCCCGCCTCGTCGCCGTGTGGGGCAACAACGACGGCGAGGAGCTGCGTCGCCGCCTGCCGGAGGTGGCCCGGGTGGAGCTGGGGGGTATGCGCTGGGGCGTGGTGCACGAGACCGGCGCCAAGGCGCGCCGCGAGGAGCGGATGCGCGCGGCATACCCGGACCTGGACGTCCTCGTCTTCGGGCACAGCCATATCCCCTGGGACACCGAGCACGAGGGGCTACGGCTGCTCAACCCCGGCTCGCCCACGGACCGGCGGCGTCAGCCCTACTGCACCTACCTGGCCTGCACCGTCGCTGCCGGAGCGCTGGACGAGGTCACCCTGCACCGGATCGGGGAGTAGCTCACTCCCAGGGCATGTCCCGCAGGATCTCGCGCGGGCGGGCCAGCACGGTGAAGAAGAACAACGACGCCGTGGCGCACACGACCATGATGGCCGCCATCGGCACCGCCGAGCCGACCCCGAACAGCCCGCTGAGCGGGGAGATGAGCGCGCCGAAGACGAAGTTCGTCGCCCCGAGCAGCGCGGCAGCCGCTCCGGCCCGCTCCCCGTGATCGGCCAGCGCGATGCTCGGGCTGTTGGGCATCACGAAGCCCACCGAGCCCATGAGCAGGACGATGCCGCCGACGATGGCCCACACGCCGAGGTCCACCAGGGCTGCGGTGAGCAGGGCCAGGGCGATGGCCAGCATCGAGGGCAGCGCCACCCGCATCACCGAGGCCGGGTGCACCGTGCGCACCAGGGACCCGTTGACCTGGCTGGTGACGGTCAGCGCTCCCGCGCCGGCGGCGAAGACGAAGGCATACTGCTGGGTCGTCATCCCGTAGACCCCCTGGAAGACGAAGGTCGCGCTGGAGATGTAGGCGAACAGGCAGCCCATCGCGGTGCACACGGTCAGGACGAGGCCGATGTAGCGGCGGTCCGAGAGCAGCACCCGGTAGCTGGACCACAGGGTCCGCGGACCGAAGTGGCGCCGTCGCTCCGGGGGCAGGGTCTCTTTGACGAGGACCAGCGCCAGCACCGCCAGCAGCAGCCCGAAGGCTCCCAGCGCCCAGAAGATGGTCCGCCAGCTGCCGAAGATCAGGAACTGGGCGCCCAGCGTCGGCGCCAGGATCGGGGCCACGCCGACGACCAGGAAGAGCCGGGAGATGAAGGTCGCCATCCGGGACCCGCTGTAGAGGTCGCGGACCATGGCCTGCGACAGCACCATCCCGGCCGCACCGGTCAGGCCCTGCACGAAGCGCAGGACCAGCAGCAGCTCGATCGAGGAGGAGACCGCGATCGCCACGGAGACCAGGACGTAGACGGTCAGCGATGCGATCAGCGGTCGGCGCCGGCCGAAGGAGTCCGACAACGCCCCGATGAGGAGCTGGCCGCTGGCGAGCCCGACGAGGGTCGCGGTCAGGGTCAGCTGCACCGTGGCCTCGGTCGTGGACAGGTCCTCCACGACGGCCGGGAAGGCGGCGAGGTACATGTCGATCGTCAGTGGACCAATCGCGACGAGCGCCCCGAAGAGCAGCAGCCGGCCCAGCGGGGAGGGCTCGGTGCGGGGGTGGCCAGGTGCGGCGGGTGCTTCGACGGGGGCTGAACTCACCCAGAGGCAAGGGTGGATGCCCTCGTCGATATTCCCGGCAGCCGGCGCCAGGTCGTGCCTGCCCGCCGGCGTCCGGCCCTACTCGCCGGTCTGTCCGTCGATCGCTTCCCGGAGCAGGTCGAGGTGGCCGGCATGACGCGCATACTCATAGAGGACCTGGAGCAGGGCGCCCCGCACAGACCCGAGCTTGTCGTCCGGATCCCACACGAAGTCCAGGTCGCTGGGCTCGAGCGAGTCCATGACGGCGTCGGCGCGGGCGCAGACCGCGTGCCAGGTCTCGAAGGCATCCGCGACGAGAGCGTCGTCGGCTGCCGCGTCGCGGAACTGTGCGTCCCAGTCACCGTCCGGCACGTAGGGCCGCGGCTCGTCCTCCCGCGACAGGGTCGTGATGAACCAGTAGTGCTCCATCTGTGCCAGGTGTCGAACCAGTCCGAGGATGGAGAGGTCGGAGGGCGGGACCGACCGCGCTGCGAGCTGCTCCGCCGACAACCCCTCGGCCTTGCGGACGACCGTCGCGCGCAGGTCCCCCAACCACCATCGGAGGGCTTGCAGCTCGTTGAGCGCAGACGGCGCGTCACCCATGTCCGGAGCCTAGCGCGCACGCAAGCCGAGCACCTGCTCACATGAAGCGCTCGGACACGCTGTTCCGGAAGAGTGAGTCCGGGTCGTACCGGCGCTTGGTCTCGAAGAACTCCGCGAGCCGCGGGTAGGCCTGCGACCTGGTCGCGGGTGTAGTGCTGCTGGTACGGCAGGTAGAACGTGCCGCCATGCTCCAGCGAGGCCGCGACGAGGGCACGGGTGAGTGAGGCCATGTCCTCGTTCCCGGTGTCGCTCACGTCCTGGCTCAGGTAGAGCACGACCGAGAAGCGCTCCCCCTGCGCGTAGTCGAGGACGACATCCTCTTGGTGGACCGAACGGATCGAGGCGCTGAGGAGCTGGGCGTCGTGCTCACCGAGCTGGGCCCGCAGCTCGTCCAGAAAGGGCACGAGCTGGTCGTGGGGCAGGAAGTACTCGTGCAGCACGTCGGTGTACTGCGGCAGCCGGTTGTTCAGGAAGCCCAGGCTCTCGTACATCGCCTGGTTGCGTCCCACCATGCACGCCTCCGCCTCGCGCAGCGACTCGTTGCGCGAGCGCAGGCACCCTCGCACACGGGGAAGCACCTCCCGCTGCGCCGTCCACCTCAGCCGCTGCCCAAAATCCCCGGTCCGGGCCAGGTTGAAGATCAGGCGGCTCGCCCGGTCCGAGGCCCGTTCGCGAAGTGGTGGCACCGGCTCGGGCTCCTCTGCCTGCTCGTAGGCGTAGACGATGGTCTCCCGGAGGAGGCTGCCCGGTGCCGTCGACAGGTGCGCGTACGTCATCCGGACCGCGTCGTCCCCGGCCACCTCCGAGGCGAAGTGGGCCGGGAAGTCCTGGTAGTCCACGACGGTGGTGCGCAACCGGTACATCTCGCTGTCGACGAGGTTGAGCTCCACATCGAGAATGACGCCGACCAGCCCGTAGCCACCGACCACGGCCGCGAACAGCGCTGGCTCCTCGTCCGGGCTCACCCGGTGCACGCTGCCGTCCGCGAGCATGACCCGCACCGAGGCGATCGTCGACGACAGGCTGCCTGCTCTGAAGTCCAGCCCGTGGGCTTTCACCGACACCGTGCCGCCGACGCTGAGGACGTCGATGCCCGGCATGGTCGCTACCGCGAGGCCCGCGGGGTGCACCGCCTCCAGCACCTGGTGCCAGGTCGCCCCGGCTTGCACGACCGCGGTCCTCGACTCCTCATCGACCGTGATGGCGTCCATGCCCCGCATATCCACGACGAGGCCACCCGGGTATGACGCCTGGCCACCCATGGCGTGCTGGGTACCGCCCACGGATACCGCCAGCCCGTGCTCGTGGGCATAGGCCAGGGCCGCTCGGACCCGCGCCTCGTCGCGCGGGCGTGCCACCCCGTGCACCGGGGTGCGCGTCAGGCAGCTCGCGTCCGTGACCGTGCCCCCGGTCTGCTCCAAACCGCCCGGGTATGCCGCACGCCTGACCGTCCCCGACGTCTGCGAGGCGGCCCGGACCAGGGCGTCCGGGGCCGGGCCGACCTGGCAGTCCTTCGCCGAGACGGGGCCCCTGACCACAAGGCCAGCTCAGGGCCGCCGACGAACAGCACCAGCAGGAGAGCGGTGGCCGCGATGCCCCAGCGCAGACCACGCCGCCGACGGCCGCGTCGGTGGGCCCCCCGGGGGCGCTCAGATCGTCGGACCACGCCCCATTAAACCCTGACAGATGGCACCGGCCCGGGATATGAAAGCCCGAGCCGGCGAAAGGCTTTCCGCACCGTTCAAGCAACGGTGCTGTCGATCTACGCCCTTGGACGACGCCAAGTTCCGCAATCCGGCACGAGCGAGCCGCTCCATGTGCGTGCGTTGGTATGGGAGGCTCTCCGCATGGTGCTGCGGCGCGACTACAGCGAGTACCGCTGGGCGATGACTCGGCTGTTCGCCGACGTCGATCCGCGGGGCTACATCAGCCAGTACGGCACCCCGGACGACGAGTACGAGCGTGACGTCACCGCGCTCTTGAAGTGGCGCACTCCCGTCACCGATGGGGACGTCGTCACGACTCTTGGCGACGTCGAGCCGACGAAGGTGCAACAACTCGTCGAGGGAATCGCGCGGATCCGGCGCGACTTCGGATACGAACCAAAGGAGGACTGACGTTCTGCTCGCTCGTGGTCGTCTGTGCCGGGTGCGCGGCAACAGCGGACATCTTGACGACCTGCCCGAGCGCTCGGTTGAGCCCCGCTTGCCACTGGATATGTTTGCGCGATGTTCCGGGTACAACGCGTGCTGATCTATGGGGTCACGGGGTCGGGCAAGACGACTCTGGCCCGGACCCTGGGGGCGATAACCGGGTTGCCCTGGCACTCCGCGGATGACGAGATCGGGTGGTTGCCCTCGTGGCGTGAGCGCCCGGCCGACGAGCAACGGGCGGTAGCGCAAGCGATCGCGGAGCAGCCCGCGTGGATCCTGGATACGGCCTACGGAAAGTGGAAGGACGTCATCGTCGCGCAGGCGCAGCTGGTCGTGGCTCTCGACTATCCCCGCCATGTGTCGTTGCGGCGGCTCCTCAGGCGGACCCTCGCACGGACTGTGACCCGTGAACGCGTGTGCAACGGCAACGTCGAGTCGATCCGCCAAGTTCTGTCCAGGGACTCCATCATCCTGTGGCACTTCCGCAGCTTCGACCGCAAGAGGAGTCGGATAGTAGAGATGCTTGACGATCCTGAGGGCCCTACGGTGGTCCGCCTGACTTCACCGGAACAGACCCGACAGTGGGTCGCTGACGTCGAACGCCAAGGTCTCCCTCTGGTCCATGAGGCGTAGCAGGACACAGATGAGACTCGAACTCCACGGCGCTCCCCGCGGGCAAGAGCGGATGCCGTGGAGGGCTGTCGGTGCCTATCTGGCGAGACCGAGAAGGGCCATCATGGCTCGTTCGACCTCCAGGAGGTTCCCCGGCGCCAGCCGACCGACGCGGATGCGGAGGTTCTCGCGGCAGACCGTGGTGATCTTGTCGATCATGACCTGGCTCTCATGTTGAAGACCGGTGACGTCGTCGGTGGAGAAAGCCACCCGAAGCAGAGGGGCGTCGATCAAGGTGGTCGTCAGCGGTGCCACAGTCACCGATGCGGTGCTGTCGAACACATCGTCCTGCACGATCAGCGCATCCGCCTCCGATATTCGTTGACTCGATGCTTCACCGTCATGAGTGTCACGTGACATGTCACTAGGCTGACGCCATCAACGCTGCGGTCTCCCGCGCGGCCGTGATGTCGAGCGTCTTCTCCGGGTCATTCGTTGGTCGTGTGCGGAATGAACTCGTGGATGAAGTAGCAGCTCGTCGAGTCAGACTGGGCCGGGTCCCTGCCGATGGACACGTACCGCGGGGTGCCCTCGGCATCGAGGGCGACGCGCCGGGCGACGCCGCCGCGGTTGGCCTCCTCCACGATGTCCTCCAACGTCATCGCCGACTCCACGACCGCCTCACTCATCGTGCTCTCGCCGAACCGGTCCCCGAGCGGCTCGAGGGCGGTGACCTCGCCGCCGGCGACGTCGATCTCGAAGGTGCCCAGGAACGCGCGTTGCCCGCACATGCTCGTGACCTGGAAGGTGTAGGTGTCGGGGGCCGCCCAGTCGATGCGCCCGGCCGGTTCGGGGCTCGGCAGGTGCCACCGGGCGGGCCCGGGGTCGCAGGGGGCGGTTCCAGCGGCCTCGGCGCCGTCCAGGCAGGCAGCATCGACCAAGTCCTTGCCCAGGGCGTCCGGCCCCAGTTGCACCTCGAGAGGGACCGTGTCGTTCCCGAGGCAGTTTGCGGCGCCGGAGCGGGCTTCCACCGGGGTGCTGATGACGACGCTGTTGGGCTCTACATCGATCACAGGGTCGAGGACGGGGCCGGTGACGCCGCCGGCACACCCCAGGCGGGTGACCAGAAGATTGACCACGGCGCCGTCCTGTGTGACTTCGGGTGCGCTCCCGATCTGCCACGTCGCCGTGTCACCCTCACGAGCGGTGCCCTCCGCTGCTCCGGGGGCGGTGGCCGATCCGGTTGCGCATCCCGACAAGCTCAGCGACAGGGCTACGACGATGGCACCCCACAGGTGGCGCCGCGCCCGATCACCCCGTCCAGCAACACCGCCATGGTCCATGGCCACCTCCAGTCGTCAATGCGTTTGAGACTCCCACCTCCCGGACGGGGTTCCCACCCACGAACAAAGGCCTACTACCCGGGAAGATGCCGACCCGGAACGCCACTCGCACCGGCCCCCGATTCACGCGCGCCACCACGGGCAACCAGCGGCATTTCCGGATGCCCTTAGGATGCGTCGCCGAGTTTGCGGATGACGTACTGGTTGAGGCTGAGGTGTTCTTCTGCTGCTTTGGTGGCGAGTTGCCGGTGGAGTCGTTCACCGACGCGGAGATTGAACTTGCCCGAGTAGGTGCGGGAGGCCAGTGGCTCTGGGATCGGTTCCCCGTTGCGATGCATGTCTTCGGTGACACTGTTCACGAGATCGCGAAGGCCGTGCAGGGCCGCGTCCTGGGTGGGTGCGAGCCAGGACAGCGAGGGCAGCTCGAGGCAGGTAGCGACGAACTCCTGGTCCTCGGCAGACCAGCTGACGCGGTAGGTGTAGTGGGTGATGTCGGGAATCGCGGTGCTCACTGGTCTTCCTCCTTCTTGTAGATCGCTGCCAGGACCTGGCGGACCTGGTAGGGCTTGGCCTTGCCGTGGTCGTTCTGGATGTTCACTCGCGGGTCTCCGGGCCAGGGGGTCTTGTACACGGCGTGGGAGCCGCCGCTGGTCCGGGGCGGACCGAAGTGGTGCTCGCACACCTTGGCCAGGTCCTGGTACCGGATGTTGGCAGGGTTGCTTCTCATCTGATCCAGGATCTTCGCCACTGACGGCACACCAGAATGGTACTGCTTGTAGTACCAACTGGCAACGCTGGTCCAGCCCGAGGCCAGGGCCGGCGACGCAAGGACCGGCCGTGGATCAGGTGCCGGAGGCCATGTAGGCGGCGAGGATGTAGTTGGGGTGTCGGTCGAGGTTCTTGCGTGCCCGGTCATAGCGCATGGTCGTGCGTGGGTCGGCGTGGCGGGCTGCGATCTGGACGTCGCGCAGGTCCACGCCGGCGTCGAGCATGGTGGTGACGAAGGTGTGCGGGAGCATGTGCGGATGCATCCGCGGCAGGTCGATGCTGGCGTCGTCAGCCAGGTGGTGCAGACGACGGGTCGCGGCGTGCCGGTCCATCCGACCGCCCTGCCGGTTGCGCAGAATCGGACCATCCTCACGGCGGTCGACGGCGCGTTCGATAGCGCGCTGCACAGCTGGGGGTAGGGGTGTCAGGACGACCTTGCCGCCCTTGCCGCGGACGCTCAGCACTCGGTGACCGTGCTCCTCCCGCAGATCGTGGATGTCGGCGCCGCACGCTTCGAAGATGCGCAGTCCCAGCAGCCCGAGTATGCAGACCAGGGCGAAGTCGTTGATGTTGCTGCTGGCACGCGCCGCCTGAAGCATCGCTTCGAACTGCAGGTGGGACAGACCGAGAGTCGGTGATTCGGGTGGTACGTGTGGGCGTCGGACGTGGTCGGCTGGGGAAGCGGTCAGGACCCCGTCGATGACGGCTGTGCGGTAGAAACCGCTCACCACGGATAACCGCCGCGAGATGGTCGACGGCTTGTAGCGACGAGCCTCCTGCATCCACCGTACGTAGAGCTCGACGTGCACACGATGGGCGGCCAGGGGGTCCAGCTGACGCTCGCCGCACCAGCTCAGGAAGGCGCGCAGGTCCGACTCGGTGTGGGTGCGCGTCTGTCCGGTGTAGCGGGCAAGGTGCGCGGCTATCGCCTGGCGTAGAGCTGCACCGGCCGGGTTTTCAGTCGATACGGGAACGAGGGCAGAGGTGATCTGGAATCTGTTCATGCACCATCGTGACCCGAAGCAAGCGGTTGCCAGCAAAGTCCTTCCTCGGAACCTTCATCCCCGTGCCAAGCCGACCGACGCGCGGCAGTACCGAACGCTGCAAAGATCGCGGTCCGGAGTTCAACTCAACGCCCTGGATGGGGCACACTCTGCTCGTGGGATTCGCGAAGAGAGCCTGGTGCGTGGACATCGACATCACGGATCGAGCTACCGCGGAGCGTGCCTGCACGGCGGTGCTTACCGTCTTGGGTGAGCGCGCAGCGGCCGCGACTATCGACGCGATTACGGACTTTGCGGATGCCATGCCGGACGATGCTCGGGCGGCCAAGGACGAACTCATGAGTCTTGGCCAAGGTGAGGTCGGTGTGGTGCTGGACCTTCAGAACGGCAGACACCGAAAACTCCTCTATGTGTTCGCGCCATGGTCTATTCAGGTCGACGTCTTTGACGAGGAAGCCCTGCTGATCGCCAATTTCCACGACTGTGGCCATGATGTCCTGTTTGTGCCGCACGCCGACGACATTGAGCAGATGCAGACCCTGCTCCCTGACCTGCCGGTAGCCAGGCTGCGGCCTGGCAGGGACTAAACGGAGGCACCTCGGTTCGACCTGCGGCAGGAGCGTGCATCCGCCGTCCCCGCCAGTGGGATCGCTCAGGACGTCCTCGCGACTCGGGCGAAAGCGCTGAGAATGCGGGGCCGGGCGGCGACGTGCGTGTTGAGCCGCTGGGGCTGAGAAACGGGACGCCAGCATGGGCAGGATTGGGCGCTCGGCGGATCCTGTTCCGATGGGATCGCAGGGTTCAGACGAAGGTCGTCACCAGGTCTGGCGCTCGACACGCCGACGGCCGACCCGTGAGCGTCGGCACCAACCGAGATACTCGAGAGGTGGTCAAGCCCGAGAAGAAGAAGAGGAAGAAGAAGGCCAAGACGACGCCAAGGTGGGAGGCCGACCCCGCCGGCGTCTTCTTCAGCGACCGCTTCAACGTCAACCCAGCGGTTCTTGACAAGTACGGCGCGTTCGACATCTCTGTAGTCTCAGACCTCCCGATCTTCGTCGACCCCTTTTTGCTGTTCAACAGCAGCAAGAAAAAGTACGTGGCGCTCCACCACCAGATATTGGACTACCTGCGGTTCCTGCGCGACCAGGCTTCCAACGACCTCGACCCCGGCCTCATCAAGAGCTGGTACACCTTCCGAGAGGTTAGGCAGAACTGGCTCGGTTTCACCGTCGGCGGTA
This window contains:
- a CDS encoding tyrosine-type recombinase/integrase, whose product is MNRFQITSALVPVSTENPAGAALRQAIAAHLARYTGQTRTHTESDLRAFLSWCGERQLDPLAAHRVHVELYVRWMQEARRYKPSTISRRLSVVSGFYRTAVIDGVLTASPADHVRRPHVPPESPTLGLSHLQFEAMLQAARASSNINDFALVCILGLLGLRIFEACGADIHDLREEHGHRVLSVRGKGGKVVLTPLPPAVQRAIERAVDRREDGPILRNRQGGRMDRHAATRRLHHLADDASIDLPRMHPHMLPHTFVTTMLDAGVDLRDVQIAARHADPRTTMRYDRARKNLDRHPNYILAAYMASGT
- a CDS encoding DUF664 domain-containing protein → MGDAPSALNELQALRWWLGDLRATVVRKAEGLSAEQLAARSVPPSDLSILGLVRHLAQMEHYWFITTLSREDEPRPYVPDGDWDAQFRDAAADDALVADAFETWHAVCARADAVMDSLEPSDLDFVWDPDDKLGSVRGALLQVLYEYARHAGHLDLLREAIDGQTGE
- a CDS encoding metallophosphoesterase family protein, which gives rise to MSRGLRLLILADTHVPKRAKDLPAQVWEHVAVADVVIHAGDWVTPDLLDELEQRAARLVAVWGNNDGEELRRRLPEVARVELGGMRWGVVHETGAKARREERMRAAYPDLDVLVFGHSHIPWDTEHEGLRLLNPGSPTDRRRQPYCTYLACTVAAGALDEVTLHRIGE
- a CDS encoding type II toxin-antitoxin system HicB family antitoxin, whose protein sequence is MSTAIPDITHYTYRVSWSAEDQEFVATCLELPSLSWLAPTQDAALHGLRDLVNSVTEDMHRNGEPIPEPLASRTYSGKFNLRVGERLHRQLATKAAEEHLSLNQYVIRKLGDAS
- a CDS encoding type II toxin-antitoxin system PemK/MazF family toxin yields the protein MSRDTHDGEASSQRISEADALIVQDDVFDSTASVTVAPLTTTLIDAPLLRVAFSTDDVTGLQHESQVMIDKITTVCRENLRIRVGRLAPGNLLEVERAMMALLGLAR
- a CDS encoding toxin HicA — protein: MRSNPANIRYQDLAKVCEHHFGPPRTSGGSHAVYKTPWPGDPRVNIQNDHGKAKPYQVRQVLAAIYKKEEDQ
- a CDS encoding adenylate kinase, whose protein sequence is MFRVQRVLIYGVTGSGKTTLARTLGAITGLPWHSADDEIGWLPSWRERPADEQRAVAQAIAEQPAWILDTAYGKWKDVIVAQAQLVVALDYPRHVSLRRLLRRTLARTVTRERVCNGNVESIRQVLSRDSIILWHFRSFDRKRSRIVEMLDDPEGPTVVRLTSPEQTRQWVADVERQGLPLVHEA
- a CDS encoding DUF6174 domain-containing protein: MDHGGVAGRGDRARRHLWGAIVVALSLSLSGCATGSATAPGAAEGTAREGDTATWQIGSAPEVTQDGAVVNLLVTRLGCAGGVTGPVLDPVIDVEPNSVVISTPVEARSGAANCLGNDTVPLEVQLGPDALGKDLVDAACLDGAEAAGTAPCDPGPARWHLPSPEPAGRIDWAAPDTYTFQVTSMCGQRAFLGTFEIDVAGGEVTALEPLGDRFGESTMSEAVVESAMTLEDIVEEANRGGVARRVALDAEGTPRYVSIGRDPAQSDSTSCYFIHEFIPHTTNE
- a CDS encoding multidrug effflux MFS transporter, with protein sequence MSSAPVEAPAAPGHPRTEPSPLGRLLLFGALVAIGPLTIDMYLAAFPAVVEDLSTTEATVQLTLTATLVGLASGQLLIGALSDSFGRRRPLIASLTVYVLVSVAIAVSSSIELLLVLRFVQGLTGAAGMVLSQAMVRDLYSGSRMATFISRLFLVVGVAPILAPTLGAQFLIFGSWRTIFWALGAFGLLLAVLALVLVKETLPPERRRHFGPRTLWSSYRVLLSDRRYIGLVLTVCTAMGCLFAYISSATFVFQGVYGMTTQQYAFVFAAGAGALTVTSQVNGSLVRTVHPASVMRVALPSMLAIALALLTAALVDLGVWAIVGGIVLLMGSVGFVMPNSPSIALADHGERAGAAAALLGATNFVFGALISPLSGLFGVGSAVPMAAIMVVCATASLFFFTVLARPREILRDMPWE